The nucleotide sequence AGCAAGAAGAAATCAGGCTGATGCAGCAGAATAACCGAAGTAGAAAGAAGTCACATTTCTTGTCTTCCATGATTACCTTGTGGTCAGAGGAAAGGGGCAAGGGGGCGCCACCGCGGCAGAGGACGGCGCGGGAGTCGCCGCAGTTGGCCACGACGATGCGGGTGGGCCCCACGACGGCGACGACGGCGGTGGAGCCCACGTTGTCGCACCTCGGTGCGTGGAGCTCGCAGCGGCAACAGAGGGTTGGCCGGCCTCCTTGTTGcagcgcctccgccgccgccgagtCCATCCGCAAGAAGCTCCGCTCCATCAGCCCCGACCAAGCCCCCGGAGTCGGTGGAACAGATCCGAGCCTCGACATCTCATCCGCCACGAACTCGTGCATCCGACCACTGCATAACGCCGCCACCTGCAGGTGGAGAGGAGGGGGAGCTATAAGCCCACAACTATTCGAGTAATACAACCACATGGACGAGGAAAGaggaaaagagaaaatatataataGAGACCACATGATCAATCTTACATGGGAGCAACCATGGCCGTCGTAGACGCCGAAGAAATGGTGGCTCCCACCGACGGACCCACATGTTCGCCGGGAGAAATCGGGAAGGACGGACACAGCGTCCTCCATCTCCTTCCTCCGGCCGCAAACGGACATCACCCCGTACCTCGAGGTGCGGAAGTCCGCGTCCTCCAGCTCGCAAGCTCTCCGGGGCTCCAATTCCGAGGCTACCGAGTTCTCCAAATCCAGGGGCACCAAGGCGGGCAACGAGGCTGAGCAACCCAACCGCTGCCTCTTCCGGCGCGCCTCTTCCGCCGGATCCACCGCCTCCACGCCAGCAACGAACTTGAACCGCCGGATCACCATCCGGCGGCGCCTGACCGCGCGGGTACTAGGCTCGCAGGGGGCAACCGGCGGCTCCGCCTTGCCCGCGACGTCGCAACAGATCTCCGCCATGTCGAGATCCAAGTCCTCCGAACCGCAAGTGTGAGGTGGGTGCGCCTCCGCTTAAAATGTAAAGACACTTGGGGGAGAGAAGAGAGAGCCGGGGGGCAAGGGGTCATAAATGGGCTCCTCGTCGCGGTGGCAGCCCCAGCAACAGAAAGCGCCTGTGCCGTGCCCGGGACAGCGCAGCTGCCCTTGCCCGTGGGTCAGCGTCACGGGCCGCGGTCCCACGTCTGCGACCAACGCACAGTTGGTCTGACGTAGCCCTCCCCTCGCCTCACCCGAAGGGGGCGCATCACAACCGTCCATCGCGGCGGCCCACGCCGCCTCCACCGGGCACGAGTACCTCCGGGCCCCACGATGCGGGGACCTCAAAAAGAAATCGTATCTTATCATATCTCTTGCCTTTTTCTTCCAAGCGATTCATCTCCCTTCCAATTATAACCTCGTGACAAAAACAAAACCACGATACCGGACTCCGCAGCGGCCGGGGAAATTCCAGTGGGCGGTTTTGCAATCACCAAACGAAACAGGACGCAACACGTATACACCTCCCAAAATTCCCGTCGGGACCCACATCTTCAGCCAATCAACAGATGTGTGGACTACGGTCTAGCGCCGGAGACGGGAGGGGGACGCGTGTCTGATGTGGCATGCACTCGAGTCAGATCGAGGATACCGTAGAAGACTTGCCTTCTTTTATGTGCAGTAATATAATACGATATAGTACACGCCTCGCCATCATGTTACGAGTTAGCCGTGTAAATCCGCAACGATGCCAAATGAAGACTCGGGGTGTGCTGTCTGGAATACTGAAGTCAACAATAATGTATGAGCAAAGTATATACTTGGATGAGTCGCCACAAGGAGTCGCCTGCGGACTCCGACGGCGACGGAGTGTGTGATTTGTTGCGAGGGTGCGGGATCAGGAATCTGCTTTTGAATTCTATAAACCAGCGGCACGTCATGGTATTAGGAATGGGATGACAATCCGCTGCTTCCCACCATATTAGGTGTAGGTGTAGGTGTAGGTGTGTGGCGTGAGGCATTTCACTGCTGCGTCACACGGATTAAGGCGACACATTTGACCTTTCTTTTAGAGTAGGGGCGGAGGGCTGTAACGCTGCTGACGCAATAAGTAGGCCACGGGTCAAAGTGTGTCCAGGATAGATGGCCAATTGAGAGCAGGAAACGTTGGGCGCCGCAGGGAGACAGACGCACGTTGGCGACCGAGCAGGGGAGGATAAGACGGAGGACGCAGATATTTTTCATTGGgagaagagatagagagagagagagagagacttgtgGCCTGTGGCCTGTGGCCTGTGGGCTGACGCAGATATTTTTCattgggagaagagagagagggagagagagagaggtgtgggctgtgggcctgTGGGCTGAAGGAGAAAGCTGACTAGGATCAATGGATTT is from Musa acuminata AAA Group cultivar baxijiao chromosome BXJ1-6, Cavendish_Baxijiao_AAA, whole genome shotgun sequence and encodes:
- the LOC135676329 gene encoding probable protein phosphatase 2C 49 is translated as MAEICCDVAGKAEPPVAPCEPSTRAVRRRRMVIRRFKFVAGVEAVDPAEEARRKRQRLGCSASLPALVPLDLENSVASELEPRRACELEDADFRTSRYGVMSVCGRRKEMEDAVSVLPDFSRRTCGSVGGSHHFFGVYDGHGCSHVAALCSGRMHEFVADEMSRLGSVPPTPGAWSGLMERSFLRMDSAAAEALQQGGRPTLCCRCELHAPRCDNVGSTAVVAVVGPTRIVVANCGDSRAVLCRGGAPLPLSSDHKPDRPDELSRIEAAGGRVIYWEGARVLGVLAMSRAIGDGYLKPYVTSEPEVTVTERRDDDEFLILGSDGLWDVVTNEMACDVVRTCLRAKAPLKEPIGEEVVGRDGRCSDRACSDAAALLTKLALARQSADNVSVVVVDLR